From the genome of Moritella sp. F3:
GTGTGTGAAAATAACGGTCGTGATACGCCTGTTATGATTCACCGAGCGATTTTAGGGTCTCTTGAACGCTTCATTGGTATTCTAATTGAAGAATACGCAGGTCTTTTCCCTACTTGGATTTCACCAGTTCAGGCTGTTGTAATGAACATTACAGACAAACAGGCTGTTTTTGCTACAGATTTTGTAGAAAAAATGAAGAAAGTGGGCATTAGAGCAAAATTAGACTTGAGAAATGAGAAGATAGGCTTTAAAATCCGCGAACATACTTTGAAACGTGTGCCTTATCTTTTGGTTATCGGCGATAAAGAAGTCGAATCAGGAGAAATTGCAGTACGTACTCGTAAGGGCGTTGACTTAGGTACTATGAAGTTGGATGACTTCATCAGTAAATTACAAACCGAAGTCAATAGCCGCGGTAAAACAACTTTGGAGGATTCGTTATAAAAGGCGGAAAAAAAGGTCAACAACAAACGACCAGACAACATCGTATCAACGAAGAAATTCGTATACCTGAATGTCGCTTAAACGGTGCTGATGGTGAAGTGATTGGAATCGTATCTATCAGAGAAGCTCTTGCTATTGCTGAAGAAGCAAGTTTAGATCTTGTAGAAATTAGCCCGAATGCCGAGCCTCCTGTTTGCCGTGTCATGGATTACGGTAAATTTATATACGAGAAAAGTAAATCTGTTAAAGAGCAGAAGAAAAAGCAAGTTCGGGTTCAGGTTAAGGAAATAAAATTCCGACCTGGAACTGATACCGGCGATTATCAGGTAAAACTACGCAACCTGACTCGCTTCCTCGAAGAAGGTAACAAAGCGAAAATTACGCTGCGTTTCCGAGGTCGAGAAATGGCGCACCAGAGCTTAGGCTTTGATCTTTTGAATCGTATTAAAGACGATCTAAAAGAAATTGCAGTCGTGGAGGCTTTCCCGAAAATGGAAGGTCGTCAAGCTGTAATGGTGTTAGCCCCAAAAAAGAAATAGTAGGTGCTTCCAAGTAGTATGAGTGTGTAAACACTTGTACTCGCCTTATTATTATTCATTAATATTCAACAATGCGGAGTTATAATGCCTAAGTTGAAATCGAATAAAGGCGCTGCAAAGCGCTTTAAAAAAACCGCTAATGGTTTTAAACGCAAACAGTCTC
Proteins encoded in this window:
- the infC gene encoding translation initiation factor IF-3 → MKGGKKGQQQTTRQHRINEEIRIPECRLNGADGEVIGIVSIREALAIAEEASLDLVEISPNAEPPVCRVMDYGKFIYEKSKSVKEQKKKQVRVQVKEIKFRPGTDTGDYQVKLRNLTRFLEEGNKAKITLRFRGREMAHQSLGFDLLNRIKDDLKEIAVVEAFPKMEGRQAVMVLAPKKK